AAGTCAGAAAATACATGTACTAACAAGACATATACCATATATATcccttaaaaaaataataaattaagagAATTAAAATATCAAACATATAGTGAACCCAAATTCAATCCCTCCAAAAACATTCCcagaagaataaaaagaaagacGTAGTCCCAACTCCCAAGCACATGCAAGTAATAGAATACGAAAAAGAGccgttttgttttctattcacCAACCAAAAACGACTGTGATTACACAGCTACAAACCGAGttatcttgtttttttttttttaacaaaacaCAAAGCATGGTCTGGTCTATACAAAATTACAAATGATTTTaaagtgttttttattttatttttatttgtttcccATCATCTTGGTGTGTTAGCACATAGACTTGAGGTGTTCTCTGAAAACTTTCAACATGCCCTCAAAGGTAACAATCCCAGTCAAGGTTCCATCATCTTCTACAACCCACACATAGCTGACCCTATGTGAAAGTGCCTGAATCATCACAGCCACCAGAGAGCTCCACGGGTAGCAAACAATGGCCTCTGACCTCCTCACTACCCTCGCAGAGTACCCTCCAAGCTTCCAATTCTTCCCGGAAGATGCATCATCCTCTGATGAACTTGAACAAAACGATGACCAAGATGAAAGCCCCCCTTCATCTCCAAGCAGCTCCAAAGCCGCACTAAGATTCTGCTCTTCCAGCCTCTCCTTCACAATCTGCACAAGGTCCTCCGGAGGTCCACCACAATCAATATAGGCCATCAAGTCCCCAGCTGAGAGCGTGGCCAGCGCCGGCGCAACGGCCTCGTCGCAAGAATTGAGCATGAACGGCGAGATTTCCCCGACGAATTTGCCTTCCGGGTCAACGATGGCAACCGAGCTTTGGTGGATTAGGGACAACAAGAGGAGGTTTAATGCAGACGATGCAGGGTCATCATAGTTGACGGCAAAGAGGTTTTGATCGTCAATAACGTTTAGAGTGTTGATTGGGCTAGCCGGCGTAGGTGAGAACGCCGCGATTGCATTCAGGAGGTAGCGGATCACATCCTCTTGGGTGACCCAGCAGTAGGAGCGGTTGTTATTATGGAAAATGGAGTCCAAAGATTCAACGGACTTTCTCCTTGAGCTGATACTGCTTTGAATTGGTATCACCAGGTTCTGTGCTCCCTCATGCATAGCATCTATAGCATCCAATAAGCTGCATAACAACAATTAAATAACATTTAGTCAATGCACAAAAACTTAAATCAAttcatatttgataaaatataattttgacCAATCTATCTTAGATCTGCTGAAAGTGGATTTAGCTACTAATTTTTTAATACTACTACTACTATGTTCTCGGCAAGTAGTATAATAATTAAGAAATCAATTATTGTTTAAACAATTGATTGAGACGCCAACTAACAATGTTTTTTTCATGTCTCTAATGCAGGGCAATAAGGATCCGCTAATTTTCCGAAGAATCCCGCTCGGGAGACAATGAAGAATTTTGACAATGACTACAATAGACTAGTTATTTAGTCcaatagaaataaataataaaaattcctCCACAGATTATCCTAAATTCAAAAACTCTCATTCAGttatttcaaatttcaaatttttcaatttcaaatttcaaaattttaaaaaataaattaattatttcaaaaaaataatcatccaaaattctaatttaCCAAAACATTTCACTCCAATACCCTCTTCCTTTTCGAATTCCAAATTTTCAATTCTCTATCAAAGTCTAAGTCTGTATTAGATTCATCAAGGCAAATTTgattctgcttctgcttcttcttctaatttttttttttgttttttctttctgctttttgtAAAGCAGATTCGTACATGATAGCAAAAAgccaaaggtccaaaaaagcaGAGTTACTTTCACATCCCAGAAGAATATGCATCCATAGATTTTTTTTGCACCAAGTCAAACAAAAACccagaataataataataataataataataataataataataataataataataataataattgacaCTTTCACAGAGCCACGTATGCGCCGCGGTGCCTGCTCAAAACAACCAACGAATTCCCAAATTTGACCTAACAGAAAAGAACGTAACAGAAATCGAAATGGAAATGA
This sequence is a window from Arachis stenosperma cultivar V10309 chromosome 10, arast.V10309.gnm1.PFL2, whole genome shotgun sequence. Protein-coding genes within it:
- the LOC130955349 gene encoding CBS domain-containing protein CBSX5-like, coding for MAVRLLSGHEVSDLCLGKPALRSLSITDTLADALSALKRIDDTFVSVWNCNHSLVRSHFPSPPPPQERCKAKEDDCRCVGRLCMLDIICYLCKPENLSAPAAALRSPISLLITDHSALVSHLEPNASLLDAIDAMHEGAQNLVIPIQSSISSRRKSVESLDSIFHNNNRSYCWVTQEDVIRYLLNAIAAFSPTPASPINTLNVIDDQNLFAVNYDDPASSALNLLLLSLIHQSSVAIVDPEGKFVGEISPFMLNSCDEAVAPALATLSAGDLMAYIDCGGPPEDLVQIVKERLEEQNLSAALELLGDEGGLSSWSSFCSSSSEDDASSGKNWKLGGYSARVVRRSEAIVCYPWSSLVAVMIQALSHRVSYVWVVEDDGTLTGIVTFEGMLKVFREHLKSMC